In one Hoplias malabaricus isolate fHopMal1 chromosome X1, fHopMal1.hap1, whole genome shotgun sequence genomic region, the following are encoded:
- the LOC136676095 gene encoding somatostatin-2-like, translating to MIVINDHFHYKCEAWKLDAEEEQHPWGSTKFQISSSSSLKTEKKMPSSALRLSLSLMCLLVAVGVISCGRPHMLLNPALEGSRGGPAGEEIAERLSLPELQWMLSNSELGPVQVGESQSRMELVRRDNPVTAKPVNCMNYFWKSRTAC from the exons ATGATAGTGATAAATGATCATTTCCAT TATAAATGCGAGGCCTGGAAGCTGGATGCAGAAGAGGAACAGCACCCCTGGGGCAGCACCAAGTTTCAGATCTCCAGCAGCTCTTCGCTtaagacagaaaagaaaatgcCCTCCTCAGCTCTccgcctctccctctctctcatgtgCCTGCTCGTGGCCGTGGGCGTCATCTCATGCGGTCGGCCTCACATGCTTCTGAATCCTGCTCTGGAAGGGTCTCGTGGGGGTCCAGCTGGAGAAGAG ATAGCAGAGAGACTGAGTCTCCCTGAACTGCAGTGGATGCTGAGTAACTCAGAGCTGGGTCCAGTGCAGGTGGGCGAGTCTCAGAGCAGGATGGAGCTGGTACGGAGGGACAACCCGGTCACAGCCAAACCGGTCAACTGCATGAACTACTTCTGGAAGTCCAGGACAGCTTGCTGA
- the LOC136676082 gene encoding pre-mRNA-splicing factor CWC25 homolog isoform X2 → MGGGDLNLKKSWHPQTLKNIERVWKAEQKHEAERKKIEELQKELKEERAREEITRFAEETGALKKKDERLDWMYQGPAGQISREEYLMGRPVDKQIMQQYEEPESGPSAETGLLPGSIFNPSSSVSSLDMAAKIREDPLFEIRKREEDKKRSVLTNPVKMKEIKKMLRQNLEKEKKKKRKKDKKEKREEKERKKDKKHKRRSSSSDEDDRSRPKEENGVVTNSHSRHKSGYGLQLPGSKSHQSSESNHTDHRRDRSRSPLRHREDKNNYSSHDSDNRSKNKASSSPPRHRERYHRPQPANYSKRLSAEELEKKRQEMMGFANEREKERESNVQRYKRQDEQDKARDDAKHNRHASFLHNMKLESAATSSVEDRVKRNIHSIQRTSASLEKNFMRR, encoded by the exons ATGGGAGGCGGGGATCTG AACTTGAAGAAAAGCTGGCATCCACAAACTCTGAAAAACATCGAGCGAGTGTGGAAAGCAGAGCAGAAACATGAAGCTGAGAGGAAGAAGATTGAGGAGCTACAGAAGGAGCTGAAAGAAGAACGAGCTCGAGAAGAAATCACCCGATTTGCTGAGGAGACAGGGGCTTTAAA aaagAAAGATGAGCGTTTGGACTGGATGTACCAGGGTCCTGCTGGACAAATCTCTCGCGAGGAGTACCTCATGGGGCGCCCAGTCGATAAACAGATTATGCAGCAGTATGAGGAGCCAGAGAGTGGCCCCTCTGCTGAGACTGGACTTCTGCCTGGCTCCATCTTCAACCCCAGCTCTTCTGTCTCCAGCCTGGACATGGCTGCAAAGATCAGGGAAGATCCGCTCTTTGAGATCCG taAACGAGAAGAAGACAAAAAGAGAAGTGTGCTCACAAATCCAGTAAAGATGAAAGAAATCAAAAAGATG CTGCGTCAAAATCTtgaaaaggagaagaagaagaagaggaaaaaggACAAGAAGGAGAAGAGGGAGGAGAAGGAAAGGAAGAAAGACAAGAAGCACAAACGGAGGAGTTCCAGCTCGGATGAGGACGATAGGAG CCGACCTAAGGAAGAAAACGGAGTGGTCACAAATTCTCATTCACGTCACAAATCTGGCTATGGACTCcag TTACCAGGGAGTAAAtctcaccagtcatcagagtCCAACCACACAGATCATCGCAGAGACAGGAGTCGCTCTCCTCTGCGTCACAGAGAAGACAAGAACAACTATTCCTCCCATGATTCAGACAACAGGTCCAAAAACAAAGCCTCCAGCAGCCCTCCAAGACATCGAGAGCGCTACCACAGGCCCCAGCCTGCCAACTACAGCAA ACGTCTCTCAGCTGAAGAGCTGGAGAAGAAGCGGCAAGAGATGATGGGCTTTGCTAATGAAAGGGAGAAGGAGCGAGAGAGCAATGTGCAGAGATACAAACGACAAGATGAACAGGACAAAGCTCGGGATGACGCCAAACACAACCGCCACGCCAGCTTCCTACA CAACATGAAGCTAGAGAGTGCTGCCACTTCCTCAGTGGAGGACAGGGTGAAAAGGAACATTCACTCCATCCAGAGGACCTCTGCATCACTGGAGAAGAACTTCATGAGAAGATGA
- the LOC136676082 gene encoding pre-mRNA-splicing factor CWC25 homolog isoform X1, with protein MGGGDLNLKKSWHPQTLKNIERVWKAEQKHEAERKKIEELQKELKEERAREEITRFAEETGALKKKDERLDWMYQGPAGQISREEYLMGRPVDKQIMQQYEEPESGPSAETGLLPGSIFNPSSSVSSLDMAAKIREDPLFEIRKREEDKKRSVLTNPVKMKEIKKMLRQNLEKEKKKKRKKDKKEKREEKERKKDKKHKRRSSSSDEDDRRHGRPKEENGVVTNSHSRHKSGYGLQLPGSKSHQSSESNHTDHRRDRSRSPLRHREDKNNYSSHDSDNRSKNKASSSPPRHRERYHRPQPANYSKRLSAEELEKKRQEMMGFANEREKERESNVQRYKRQDEQDKARDDAKHNRHASFLHNMKLESAATSSVEDRVKRNIHSIQRTSASLEKNFMRR; from the exons ATGGGAGGCGGGGATCTG AACTTGAAGAAAAGCTGGCATCCACAAACTCTGAAAAACATCGAGCGAGTGTGGAAAGCAGAGCAGAAACATGAAGCTGAGAGGAAGAAGATTGAGGAGCTACAGAAGGAGCTGAAAGAAGAACGAGCTCGAGAAGAAATCACCCGATTTGCTGAGGAGACAGGGGCTTTAAA aaagAAAGATGAGCGTTTGGACTGGATGTACCAGGGTCCTGCTGGACAAATCTCTCGCGAGGAGTACCTCATGGGGCGCCCAGTCGATAAACAGATTATGCAGCAGTATGAGGAGCCAGAGAGTGGCCCCTCTGCTGAGACTGGACTTCTGCCTGGCTCCATCTTCAACCCCAGCTCTTCTGTCTCCAGCCTGGACATGGCTGCAAAGATCAGGGAAGATCCGCTCTTTGAGATCCG taAACGAGAAGAAGACAAAAAGAGAAGTGTGCTCACAAATCCAGTAAAGATGAAAGAAATCAAAAAGATG CTGCGTCAAAATCTtgaaaaggagaagaagaagaagaggaaaaaggACAAGAAGGAGAAGAGGGAGGAGAAGGAAAGGAAGAAAGACAAGAAGCACAAACGGAGGAGTTCCAGCTCGGATGAGGACGATAGGAGGCACGG CCGACCTAAGGAAGAAAACGGAGTGGTCACAAATTCTCATTCACGTCACAAATCTGGCTATGGACTCcag TTACCAGGGAGTAAAtctcaccagtcatcagagtCCAACCACACAGATCATCGCAGAGACAGGAGTCGCTCTCCTCTGCGTCACAGAGAAGACAAGAACAACTATTCCTCCCATGATTCAGACAACAGGTCCAAAAACAAAGCCTCCAGCAGCCCTCCAAGACATCGAGAGCGCTACCACAGGCCCCAGCCTGCCAACTACAGCAA ACGTCTCTCAGCTGAAGAGCTGGAGAAGAAGCGGCAAGAGATGATGGGCTTTGCTAATGAAAGGGAGAAGGAGCGAGAGAGCAATGTGCAGAGATACAAACGACAAGATGAACAGGACAAAGCTCGGGATGACGCCAAACACAACCGCCACGCCAGCTTCCTACA CAACATGAAGCTAGAGAGTGCTGCCACTTCCTCAGTGGAGGACAGGGTGAAAAGGAACATTCACTCCATCCAGAGGACCTCTGCATCACTGGAGAAGAACTTCATGAGAAGATGA